The following is a genomic window from Paenibacillus thiaminolyticus.
GTAGGCTATCCAGCCGATTATGCCGATGATCCCTCCCGCAACAATCGAACGCTTCGGTACGTTGCAGAGTGCTCCGAATGATACGGAGGAAATGAAGCTGAACAGCATATGACCTGCCAATTCTCTCATCATTGTATACCTCTCTCTCTCCTAGTTCGGGTTGCGGTCTCTTAGAGGATGAACATGCAGTAGACACCGGCAATGCCGCCCCCTAAGGCGCCAGCAATCAATAAAGCTTCGATTGCGCCGATCATGCCGGAAATATAATGCCGGGCCATCATGTCACGAATGGCATTGGTAATGGCAATTCCAGGCACAAGCGGAACCACGGCCCCCATCATGATGAGTTCGAGGTGGCGGCCTAGAACCGAAGCCGTACAGAGGCCCGCCCATCCGCCCAGGAAGGCCGCGCCGCACTCTGCCAGAAAAGGTATCGCTAATGCTTGGGTCAGCCATAAAAAACTGAGATAAGCAACGACTCCGGCAATCATGGCGGCGGGCAAATCCTCGAATGCCCCTCCAAAAATAAGCATAATGCTTCCGCTTAAGCTTGCGGTGCAGATCAGCCTGCGCCACAGCTTCTGACTCGTGTTCTCTTTATCGATGGCCTGCAAGGCAATAAGCATATCTTCTAGTCCGATCCGTCCTGCGGTCAAATCCCGGGACAGTTGGTTCACTTTTGTGATTTTGTTCAAGTCATATTGCCTTCTATCAATGCGGTGGAACTGCGTTCCCATCGAATCCAGCTTTGCAACTATGCCGTTGATGGTAACATAAGTGTACGCGCTGGCTGGGTTGCAATCACCCAAGGCATGCCGGATGATGCGTTCCATCGTATCCTCGACGCGGCTTGTCTCCGCGCCGTTTTCCAGCATCACTTTTCCGGCGAGAAGCGCCGTCTCCATAATAGAATGGGCAGTTCGTGATGACGGATTGTTCTGCATTGCGCTGCCTCCCTTTGCTTATTCCGGTTGCAACGACATGTTTATCAGGTCGTTGCAATTCTATTTATGGACAATTATAATCTATTATAGATAAAAAAAGTAGACAAATATATTATTTTTTTATCTTACATTGCGGAAAGGCGGTATGAACATGCTAGAACGAGAATTGAAAGCACGGATGAACAAGCTGCAAGCAGAGATGAGAGCAAGAGGATTTGATTCCTATGTCGTATCCTCGCAGGAGGATATTTGGTATTTCACGAATATCACCTACAGTCCCGAAGAAAGACCTTTCTTTATTGTAATTTCGCTGGGTGACAAGCCTGTGCTGGTGGTTCCGAAATTGGAAGAAGCGCATGTCAAAAAAGGAGTTTTAGAGACGAACGATATCGCTTATTGGGATTATCCTGCTCCGGCGGGCGATAATTGGTTCGAGGTGCTGAATAACGTACTGGAGAAGTTCAGCCGTACCGGCGTGGAAGGGAACATACCTGCCGAGCATTTTGTCCGCATACAAGGAGCCGGCATCGAGCTGTCTGAGCTGGTGGCTAACCAACGTCAGATCAAGAGCGCCTATGAAATTGAAAAAATCCGGTTCTGCGCCAAAAAAGCGGACGAGACGATGCGTGATATTTTCAAGAAAGCGTCGAGGGAGACCAGGGTGTTGGAAATGTCGGGTCTAGCCCAGAAGCCGTATATGGAGTTAATCAGCTCGATGCAGCTTGACCCGGTCAACAGCAATTTGTTAGCTGTCGTGTGGCCCGCTCCAGAAAGCGCGATGCCGCATGGCGTACCGGATATTTATAAAACGTATGGAGATGGGCCGAACGTGGCCATGACCTACTATCGAATCAACGGATATGCGTCGGAATGTGAACGCACCTTCTTTATTGGCGAACCATCCCCGTCCGAGAGGGACATGTTCGGTCATATGATGAATGCCCGCAATGCGGCGTTAGCCGTTCTCAAGGCGGGAGTCAAGGCAAGTGAGGTTGATATGGCGGCACGCAATTATTTGGAGGGACACGGACTGCTTGGCAAGCTGCTGCACCGCACGGGTCATGGCATCGGCTTGAGCAATCATGAGGCGCCGTTCGTGGCCGTGGGCAGCGATGACGTGCTATTGGAAAATATGGTCATCTCCATCGAGCCCGGGATATATGTGGATGGTGTCGGGGGCTTCCGGCATTCGGATACCGTCCTGATTACGAAGGATGGATACGAGCTGTTGACGCAGGCTCCGATCGAGTTAGAGGAACTTATTTTGTGAGTTGCTAATGAAGAAGGTGATACGCGAAGAGGCATGGGTACGGAACCGTATCCATGCTTTTTGTTTGTCTCCGGCTGGAAATTATCTATAATAGATATAGACAGTGGTAAAGGGAGAGTAGGATGCAGATTAAAAGTGGAGTTGAGCAGGCCATATGTATTTTGGTGATGCTGGCGACGCAGCATCATGGAGATGCGGTAACTAGCGATACGATTAGTGAGCGCCTGGATGTATCTCCTTCATTTTT
Proteins encoded in this region:
- a CDS encoding threonine/serine exporter family protein; translation: MQNNPSSRTAHSIMETALLAGKVMLENGAETSRVEDTMERIIRHALGDCNPASAYTYVTINGIVAKLDSMGTQFHRIDRRQYDLNKITKVNQLSRDLTAGRIGLEDMLIALQAIDKENTSQKLWRRLICTASLSGSIMLIFGGAFEDLPAAMIAGVVAYLSFLWLTQALAIPFLAECGAAFLGGWAGLCTASVLGRHLELIMMGAVVPLVPGIAITNAIRDMMARHYISGMIGAIEALLIAGALGGGIAGVYCMFIL
- a CDS encoding M24 family metallopeptidase, whose product is MLERELKARMNKLQAEMRARGFDSYVVSSQEDIWYFTNITYSPEERPFFIVISLGDKPVLVVPKLEEAHVKKGVLETNDIAYWDYPAPAGDNWFEVLNNVLEKFSRTGVEGNIPAEHFVRIQGAGIELSELVANQRQIKSAYEIEKIRFCAKKADETMRDIFKKASRETRVLEMSGLAQKPYMELISSMQLDPVNSNLLAVVWPAPESAMPHGVPDIYKTYGDGPNVAMTYYRINGYASECERTFFIGEPSPSERDMFGHMMNARNAALAVLKAGVKASEVDMAARNYLEGHGLLGKLLHRTGHGIGLSNHEAPFVAVGSDDVLLENMVISIEPGIYVDGVGGFRHSDTVLITKDGYELLTQAPIELEELIL